The proteins below come from a single Methanothrix thermoacetophila PT genomic window:
- a CDS encoding UbiA family prenyltransferase, which translates to MERLLAFLAVTSLFIGGTGFFKTYMASLLLGIQPSMMICFAVFLVSFSVYTLDKLVDLDRDISNMPARKQFLYSRRRFFLVLALSAYLAAALIMVYVRPAALPLVFVPVIANAFYGMRLLPWIPRLKDIPVMKNVVVGSAWALVTVLIPVFHSGYGSPWALVLYFIFIKTFIDTVLYDIRDVAGDRISGVRTMPVILGETPTVLVLLILNTTILPVSLFLPGGSREIALALTLYGYAYIAYLRRRRNPVVLDMLVEGEWMMACVALYLLNAL; encoded by the coding sequence GTGGAGAGGCTGCTTGCCTTTTTGGCTGTGACCTCTCTCTTCATCGGAGGAACAGGCTTCTTCAAGACGTACATGGCAAGCCTTCTGCTTGGAATCCAGCCGAGCATGATGATCTGCTTCGCTGTATTTCTTGTGTCGTTCAGTGTTTACACGCTGGACAAGCTCGTTGATCTCGATCGGGACATCTCAAACATGCCGGCAAGGAAGCAGTTTCTGTATTCGCGGAGGCGATTCTTCCTGGTCCTGGCGCTCTCCGCGTACCTTGCAGCCGCCCTCATCATGGTTTACGTGAGACCTGCAGCTCTTCCGCTGGTATTCGTGCCGGTGATTGCAAACGCATTTTACGGTATGCGTCTCCTCCCATGGATCCCGAGGCTGAAGGACATACCGGTGATGAAGAACGTCGTAGTTGGCTCCGCATGGGCACTGGTAACTGTGCTCATTCCGGTGTTTCATAGCGGTTACGGCAGTCCATGGGCCCTGGTACTGTACTTCATATTCATCAAGACGTTCATCGACACAGTTCTCTACGACATACGAGATGTTGCTGGCGACAGAATCAGTGGTGTGCGCACGATGCCTGTAATTCTTGGAGAGACGCCGACGGTTCTGGTGCTGCTCATCCTGAACACAACGATCCTGCCGGTCTCGCTGTTTCTTCCAGGAGGGAGCAGAGAGATCGCGCTGGCTCTCACACTCTACGGATACGCATACATCGCGTATCTGAGGAGGAGACGAAATCCAGTGGTTCTGGATATGCTCGTCGAGGGGGAATGGATGATGGCATGTGTGGCGCTGTACCTGCTGAATGCTCTATAG